From Enterococcus wangshanyuanii, the proteins below share one genomic window:
- a CDS encoding CtsR family transcriptional regulator, with product MSNQNTSDLIEAYLKKILEESSKIEIRRAEMAHLFNCVPSQINYVINTRFTIQRGYSVESKRGGGGYIRIAKVQISDDDQLLKQIAQFTGNELSDKDALIFIQKLYEEKVITKREGNLMLSVLGKQVLCKAGPDEDYLRAQLMHSFLERLSYEEE from the coding sequence ATGAGTAATCAAAATACTTCAGATTTAATTGAAGCATATTTAAAGAAAATTCTTGAAGAAAGCAGTAAAATTGAAATCCGCAGAGCAGAAATGGCTCATTTATTCAATTGTGTTCCTTCCCAGATTAATTATGTGATCAATACTCGCTTTACGATTCAACGTGGTTATTCTGTTGAAAGTAAGCGTGGAGGCGGCGGTTATATCAGAATAGCTAAAGTACAAATATCTGATGATGATCAGTTGCTAAAACAAATTGCTCAATTTACAGGGAACGAACTCTCAGATAAAGATGCGCTGATTTTTATACAAAAGTTATACGAGGAAAAAGTCATCACGAAAAGAGAAGGCAATTTAATGTTGTCTGTGCTAGGTAAACAAGTTTTATGTAAAGCAGGACCAGATGAAGATTATTTACGTGCTCAATTGATGCATTCATTTTTAGAACGTTTGAGTTACGAGGAGGAATGA